A single region of the Ochotona princeps isolate mOchPri1 chromosome 10, mOchPri1.hap1, whole genome shotgun sequence genome encodes:
- the MAP1LC3C gene encoding microtubule-associated proteins 1A/1B light chain 3C, producing MPPQQKSPSLRPFKQRKSLATRQEEVAGIRAKFPNKIPVIVERYPREKLLPLLDKTKFLVPQELTMTQFLSIIRSRMVLRATEAFYLLVDNKSLVSMNMTMAEIYRDYKDQDGFVYMTYASQEMFGSLESAVPSSGNNHGNRPEIPSSPPREEFVL from the exons ATGCCACCTCAACAGAAAAGCCCAAGCCTCAGACCTTTCAAGCAGAGGAAAAGTTTAG CAACCAGACAAGAGGAAGTTGCTGGAATTCGGGCCAAGTTCCCAAATAAGATCCCG GTGATAGTGGAGCGCTACCCAAgagagaagctcctgcctctgctgGACAAAACCAAGTTCCTGGTCCCCCAGGAGCTGACCATGACCCAGTTCCTTAGCATCATCCG gAGCCGCATGGTCCTGAGGGCCACCGAAGCCTTTTACCTGCTGGTGGACAACAAGAGCCTGGTCAGCATGAACATGACCATGGCAGAGATCTACCGGGACTACAAGGATCAGGACGGCTTTGTCTATATGACCTACGCCTCCCAGGAGATGTTTGGCAGCTTGGAGTCGGCAGTTCCCAGCAGTGGGAACAACCATGGGAACAGACCTGAAATTCCCTCCAGCCCACCTCGGGAAGAATTTGTCCTCTGA